In one window of Paraflavitalea soli DNA:
- a CDS encoding IS1 family transposase, with protein sequence MYAINRKTKQVIDFICGSGSKGNINKIIKTLLKLSPQGIYTDKLNIFTAVIPENLHRTFQYKTNNIERRNHTLRTHLKRLSRKTICYSKSQAMLEACFKLYAWQ encoded by the coding sequence ATGTATGCCATCAACAGAAAGACCAAACAGGTGATAGATTTTATTTGCGGGTCCGGGAGTAAGGGGAATATAAACAAGATCATAAAAACATTACTAAAGCTGTCGCCCCAAGGAATATATACCGATAAGCTGAATATCTTTACCGCAGTGATACCGGAAAACCTACACCGGACCTTCCAATACAAAACGAATAATATAGAGCGCAGGAATCATACACTGCGTACCCATTTGAAAAGATTATCCCGCAAGACAATCTGTTACAGCAAGAGTCAGGCCATGCTGGAAGCCTGCTTCAAATTATATGCATGGCAATAA
- a CDS encoding RHS repeat-associated core domain-containing protein has translation MVSRVGTSSTGVNYRFGFNGKEADNEVKGWQNQQDYGMRIYDPRVGRFLSVDPLTKQYPWYTPCQFADNMSILHNVRTIASSGVNNGLNGVHKLSNIMEAGMAFVGKNAKKIYAEGGRFIGWESSDGLKLYRPPAYKTGGVAEGSVQANFLQRTSSEYSWTSKSSEAKAHISNTHVNSDAKFNYNAERQ, from the coding sequence ATGGTTAGTAGGGTAGGTACCAGTAGCACCGGGGTCAATTACCGTTTTGGCTTCAATGGAAAGGAAGCAGATAATGAAGTGAAGGGATGGCAGAACCAGCAGGATTATGGTATGCGGATTTATGATCCGAGGGTGGGGAGGTTTTTGAGTGTGGATCCGTTGACGAAGCAATATCCTTGGTATACACCGTGTCAGTTTGCAGATAATATGTCCATCCTTCACAACGTTAGAACCATTGCATCCAGTGGTGTTAACAATGGATTAAATGGAGTTCACAAGCTCAGTAATATAATGGAAGCGGGAATGGCATTTGTTGGAAAAAACGCCAAAAAGATATATGCTGAAGGTGGAAGATTTATTGGCTGGGAAAGTTCTGATGGATTAAAGCTATATAGACCTCCTGCTTATAAAACCGGAGGAGTTGCAGAGGGATCTGTACAAGCCAACTTCTTGCAACGAACCTCGTCAGAATACTCTTGGACATCAAAATCTTCAGAGGCAAAAGCACACATATCTAATACTCATGTCAACAGCGATGCAAAGTTTAATTACAATGCGGAAAGGCAATAA
- a CDS encoding Imm8 family immunity protein, with protein sequence MKKLRVVDFLFETFNITSDEFCCSLAIFYTFENTNIEELEIDDLTYFSITIGTPKGIGSYFEKIRDNSINIISYFPHIAVVDTFDKESLKAIIKEKLETIVGKNENEVIKKAMIFFDWQYQDDEYELNKL encoded by the coding sequence ATGAAAAAATTAAGAGTAGTAGATTTTTTGTTCGAAACCTTTAATATAACTAGCGACGAGTTTTGTTGTTCACTAGCCATATTTTATACCTTCGAAAACACTAATATTGAAGAGTTAGAGATTGATGATTTGACATATTTCAGCATCACTATCGGAACACCTAAGGGAATTGGTTCATATTTTGAAAAAATCAGAGACAATAGTATTAATATCATTAGCTATTTTCCTCATATTGCAGTTGTGGACACGTTTGACAAGGAATCCTTAAAGGCAATTATTAAGGAGAAATTAGAAACCATTGTTGGAAAAAATGAAAACGAAGTAATAAAGAAAGCAATGATATTTTTTGATTGGCAGTATCAGGACGATGAATATGAGTTAAATAAATTATGA